A stretch of Eleutherodactylus coqui strain aEleCoq1 chromosome 2, aEleCoq1.hap1, whole genome shotgun sequence DNA encodes these proteins:
- the LOC136613034 gene encoding eukaryotic translation initiation factor 4E type 2-like has translation MGVSGNGDITVPEEESKVAARSKEVAVAPGEHPLQYRYTFWYSRRTPSRPASTHNYEQNIRQFGTVASVEQFWRVYSHLVRPGDLSGYTDFHLFKEGIKPMWEDDANKNGGKWIIRLRKGLASRFWENIILAMVGEQFMVGEEICGVVVSIRFQEDILSIWNKTANDQLSTIRIRDTLRRVLNLPPNTIMEYKTHNDSLKDNSSFRNTKLTL, from the exons ATGGGGGTCTCAGGGAACGGCGACATTACCGTCCCGGAAGAGGAGTCCAAGGTCGCCGCCAGATCCAAG GAGGTCGCCGTGGCCCCCGGGGAGCACCCGCTGCAGTATCGCTACACCTTCTGGTACTCCCGGAGAACGCCCTCCCGACCGGCCAGCACTCACAACTACGAGCAGAACATCCGACAGTTTGGCACAGTGGCATCA GTGGAGCAGTTCTGGCGAGTGTACAGCCACCTAGTGCGGCCTGGAGACCTCTCAGGATACACCGACTTCCATCTGTTCAAGGAGGGCATCAAACCTATGTGGGAG GATGACGCCAATAAAAACGGCGGTAAGTGGATAATCCGCCTTCGGAAGGGCCTGGCGTCCAGGTTCTGGGAGAACATCATCCTGGCCATGGTGGGGGAGCAGTTCATGGTGGGAGAGGAGATCTGCGGCGTGGTCGTGTCCATACGCTTTCAG GAGGACATCCTCTCCATCTGGAACAAGACAGCCAATGACCAGCTCAGCACCATCCGCATCCGGGACACCCTAAGGAGAGTCCTCAACCTCCCTCCAAACACCATCATGGAGTACAAGACTCACAACGACAGCCTCAA AGACAACTCAAGTTTCAGGAACACGAAGCTCACGCTCTAG